The Penaeus vannamei isolate JL-2024 chromosome 23, ASM4276789v1, whole genome shotgun sequence DNA window ctatctctccctaccccctttgccTCATTCTATAAATTTTCAGGGTCATGCAGACTGTGCTTCTAAACCATATCTATCACATGCTTACGTGTCCATATCTATCACATGCTTACGTGTCCAAAATGCAGCTGTACATAATCGACCATCGTGGTATAGCATTAACTTCCTTCATTGCTTCTTCATTCAGTGCAGTGCGACAAGTGCAACACCATCGCGCGAAATATATCCTGTTATATAGACAGTTTGATTGTAATTATGTTCAAACTAATAagtatcctttcttttcttatgctTAAGTTTATTCGCTTTAGGTAAATTtgatgtagaaacacacacacgcatacatgcacacacacacaaacacacgcaccaacacacacacacacacacacacacacacacacacacacacacacacacacacacacatatatatatatatatatatatatatatatatatatatatatatatatatacatacatacatatatatatatatatatatatatatatatatatatatatatatatatatatatatatatatatatatatatatatatatatatatatatatatatatatatatatatatatatatatatgcataaatatatatatacctatacatatatatatatatacatatatatatatatatatatatatatatatatatacatatgtatatacatatatatacacatatatatgaaaagatatatatgatatacgtatacatatatatatacacacacacacatacacacacacacacacacacacacacacacacacacacacacacacacacacacacacatatatatatatatatatatatatatatatatatatatatatatatatatatatagtgtgtgtgtgtgtgtgtgtgtgtgtgtgtgtgtgtgtgtgtgtgtgtgttcttgtgtgtgtgtgtgtgtgtgtgtgtgtgtgtgtgtgtgtgtgtgtgtgtgtgtgtgtgtgtgtgtgtgtgtgtgtgtgtgtgtgtgtgtgtgtgtgtgcacgcacgcacgcacgcacgcacgcacacacacatgcatgctcacactcgtatatgtatatatatatctgagacagacagatagactgacagatatacagttatacagatagatagacagttagatacatagatatagatatagaagtagatatacatacggatatgagtatgatagatatagatatagataaagatgtatatttacatgtgtatgtatattcaatatacatacatacgcgcgtgtatatatatatatatatatatatatatatatatatatatatatatatatatatatatatatacatatatatatatatttatatatatatatatatatttatatatatatatatatatatatatatatatatatatatatatatatatatatatacatgtgtgtgtgtgtgtgtatgtgtgtgtgtgtgtgtgtgtgtgtgtgtgtgtgtgtgtgtgtgtgtgtgtgtgtgtgtgtgtgtgtgtgtgtgtgtgtgtgcgtgtgtgtgtgtgtgtgtgtgtgtgtgtgtgtgtgtgtgtgtgtgtgtgtgtgtgtgtatacatatattcatacacacacatacacacacacacacacacacacatgtatggatatatatatttatatgcatatagatggatagatagatagaaaaatatatgtagatatagatacagagaaataTGGATTTGTTTatggatacacatataaacacacacacacacacacacacacacacacacacacacacacacacacacatatatatatatatatatatatatatatatatatatatatatatatatatatatatatgtatgtatgtgtgtgtgggtgtgggtgtgtgtgtgtgtgtgtgtgtgtgtgtgtgtgtgtgtgtgtgtgtgtacatgtgtttgtccatgcgtgtgtgtatgtgtggttatgcAAAGATGGGAGCAAAACCAAGTTTTGATTAtttcaaggatatatatatatatatatatatatatatatataaatatatatatatatatatatatatatatatatatatatatatataaacatacatatacatgtacatatatatacatatacatatatgtatacatatgtacatatacatacatacatacatacacacattacatatatacattatatatacatatatacacacacattacatatatacattatatatatatacatatatatatatatatatatatatatatatatatatatatatatatatatatatatctatacatatatatacatatatatatatatatgtatatatatatgtataaatgaatatatatatatatatttatttatttatttatttatatttatatatatatatttatttatatatatacatatatatatatatatatatatatatatatatatatatgtatatatatatgtatatatatgtacaaataaataaataaataaataaataaatatatatatatatatgtatgtatgtatgtatgtatatatatatatatatatatatatatatatatatatatatatacatacatacatatatatatatatatatatatatatatatatatatgtatatatatataagtgtgtgtgtgtgtttatagctctgtatttacatatatctgtctatttatctatctatatattcatccatctatctatctatttatcgatctatacatctgtatgtgtgtgtttgtgtgtatgtgtatttgaatatatttatgtataagattTATGGTTAATGTGCGTTTTCATACACGTAGCTTGAAACACCAAATCTCATGAATACGTTAGAATACGAATTGTATCCTCTCATTTATATCTTCCATATTCATCCAACATTCTGCAACAGTCTTCCCTCTTTATATCAGTAAATTCCCATCATCATAATCTCAATTTTTCTTCACAATATGTTTCCCTGTACAAACCTGGAACAGTCTCGCCCCATTCTTTCAGAGTAGAGCAAGAATTTCCCTTCGTTTTAATTTCAGCTTAACCTCagttcaccctttccctctctcagagCATGGCGGCGTCCTCCCCGACTGAGGAACCCCGCGCGTGCCCCCGAGACTGCGTGTGTGAGGACGCCCCTATGAGAGCCGCATCCTTCGTCCTCACTTGGATGACCTCTTGGGGCGAGGACGATCTGCCGGAAGTTCACCCTAATGAGGTTGGTAATGGCATTATCTCAGTTCAAGGGTACGGCAGCCGTGATATGTGTCATGATAAGGGTGTTAGTGGGTCCTGCTTGGCGTCCTAGTACTCTCTGGCTTCGAATCGTGTAGTATCAAGAGGTTTTAGGtgaattcgtgtttttttcatcatattggcgtccaaatgtatatgtaaagttGAACTTGtcgttatagttatatatttttcaGTCTTAAATCTCAGAAAAGTTGCGACTGTGATTATTCTTCTCTCAAGAaagcatttgtttttattttgcgtCCATAGGCGCATAATTACGATATTCTGTACAGCTTTCTCACTGTTGCGGTGCAGtcagatatataataatacatgcacacacacgcacacacgcatacacacacatatatgtgtgtgtgtaaattaaacTTCTATAATTCATCCAGAAGGAAGAATATGATGTTAATTATGTCTTAATTTTTGAGTATTAATGACGTAGATGTGCAGGATATCAATTGGTTTTAAAATCTGTATTGTAATAATCTTGAAAATATATTTCTTACATCTTTAAATTTACAAATTATTTCACCATGAAAAAGTTAATCAGCCACACGTATAATTTTCAGGCTGTCGAAGTTGCTGATGGCGTGAAGTCCACAACGGCAGCTGACGCGGGAGTGAACGTTGACGCGGTCGGCCTACACGCCACGTGCGCTCTCATGGCGGACACTAACCTGACGCTCCTCCTGCAAGAGCTGCCGTCGAGAACCATGGTATGAGCTGGCTGATAGCGATTTCTTTTCGGAATAACTGATGTTCATATTGAATtcatcaaccacacacacacacacacgcacatatatatatatatatatgtatatatcatcgtcataatcatcagcctgagtcaatacattgcaggacgtaggcctctcccaatcttttgcAACATTTTCTGTCGCGTTTTATGTTTCCGGTCTTGGCCCTTGGcatctttatgttatctatagcccagtctgttactttctttgtccatctgtcgtcttgtctccggcaTATATGACCTTTCCATTGTCACTTCTTCTTTTTGATCCTCCCAAATATATTACCACTTTCGTTTGTTCCCtaatccacgtcgccctcatccgatctcttaggctaattctcaggatcgacctttccatccctctctaggcacattagtttcctctccagtaatttggttgtagtccatgtttctgatccataggtcataactgggaggacgcattggttaaagacttttctttttaaacataatgGCAAGGAGCCTCTTAGcatgctactgtgtctgccgaaggcgctccagcctagactgatgcgtcgctttatttcctcttcgttagATATGTTTGTCTGCACGAAttgccctagatatatatacttgtccactAACTCTAACGCTTCGCcttatacatgtatctgttcgaactgaactctactgttgaatatgaccttagtctttttcttgttcatcccaAGTCCGATTCCCAGACTTTCTCTACTCAGaccgtttattaattgctgcagaaaacaatatcgtctgcaaatcttagattgtttaggtattcgtatcctattttgataccctttccgCCCCAATCTAGTttattgaatatttcctcgaagcaagctgtaaacagttttggtgaggtGTCGTGCTAacaccttttttaattggtattttttcggtttctgtgtggagcttCATGGTTGTTGTCCCATCTTCGTATACATCTTCcgatattttacaatataccccATCTACTCCCTGTCTTCGAATAACTTCTAATACTGATGGTATTTATACAGAGGCAAATGTCTTGTAATCGATGAAtaccatacacaggggtttcctatattcgtttttttttcgtgggtATATACTtatcccatcttttttttcttttgattttcttttctagaATGAAATGTTAATGTTCCCAATCTTATTCTGAACAAGAAGGCCAAATGTGTATTAAATCTGATTAAATCTATACAATGATTTACAGGTGCTGAGTGTATTACAAGCAGCTGGCAGTAATCTGGTGGTGCTGGAAGCAGAgcacctatcctccctttccaATCTGCGCGCCCTCCACCTACAAGGCTATGCTGTGCGGCGTGCCAGACAAGTCTCTGGTTACATGTCTAATCGTGTTCTGGAGATGGTGAACCACAAGAAGAAGGCCGCCCGGATCGAAGAGGATCAGCAGAATCTTACCCTGGCGATGTCAGAAGATGCTTTGATGTCACTCAATCAACTCCAGCTGCTGGACCTGCAGTTCGTGAGGCTGGTGGCTGCCATGGAGGGAGGGCGTCCCAGGCGCCAGACTCGTCCACTGGCTACGTCCACGCTTCTGGATGTCCCTCTTCCTGATTTCCTTTCGATGACTGACCAGGTGCCAGACCTCAATCTTCCACCAGAACTGAAGGCCAGCTCTCCGGTCTCATCCTCGCCACCTGAATCGGGTGAAGAGATCTTGTTCGTCCCTCTTGATGGCGGAGAAGAAAGCATCGTGCCGTATGAGGTGTTTAAGGCTGAGTCGGAGGCAGTCTTGGCTCCATTCGCTGCGCAGTCAGAGCTGAAGTATCTGCGCGTTGCTCATGCTAAGCTGGACCGAGTTGGTCCCGAACTACTGACGGGACTTTCCAACCTCCATACGCTCACCCTCGAGCATAATCACATCAAAATTTTGCCGCCTGCCATGTTTACGCCGACGCCAAAGCTGCGCCACCTGTCCCTCGCCCACAACAACATCCTCGCCCTTGAAGGTGAGAGTCTGGCTGGCCTCGATAATCTTCTCACCCTGGACCTCGACAGCAACAAGCTGGACAGACTCGGGCCAGCGAGTTTCCCAGGCCTTCCCAGCATAGCGACCATTCGCATGATCGACAATCCACTGACGCATATTTTCCCCTTCACGTTCTCCAACGTCAATGGAACTGAACAGCTTTTCATCGGCTCGAGAGACGTGTCGGCCGAACTACACACCGACACCTTCAGGGAACTCGACTCACTGACTACCCTTGTTATAGAAAATACAACTCTTCTCTCACTCAGTCGAGCAATGCTGGAGGGAATGCCCACCCTGAAGGACTTGACTATCCACGGCCATGTCACCTACATCGACTTCGATGCCTTTACAGCCACACCCAATCTTGAGACATTAACACTTAGCCATTGTCATCTGAAAAAGCTTTCTCTCGATGCTTTCTTTGGTCTTAAGAACCTACAGTATCTGGACCTTAGTCACAACGGTCTCGATGAAATATCACCTGGAACATTTGACCATCTGTCAAGCCTTCGTGAGCTGTATCTTCATCATAACAACCTCACCACCCTTCCTCTGGGCATCTTTGTTCCTACTCCGGTAAAGTTGATACAACTGCACGAGAATCCATGGCACTGCACGTGTGACCTGATGCAGCTGCGACCTGTTTTAACAAATAAAGTAAGGAATCGTCTTTTCTATTTAAACTCTTAGCATATTACTCTCAGTGTGTTGTTTCCGGTataggatgtgtatatatatttatattcccccatttctctccacTGTCATTTTCGCTAGTTACCATCTGGAAGTTTATTACTGATGTAGGCTTATCACATTATTAATTCTAAACTTTCAAAATTTCAACAGGTCCGTCGTCGTCACAACATGGTTTGTCGCTGGAATGAGAAGCTGGGCACAGTGTGTACCAACGAGAGGCCAGTCCGTCTGCGGTATGATAACAGAGTAGCTCCTCTATGCAACACGCCTTCGCAGTTCCGGCACAACGACATCTTCCAAGTTACCCATAAGCGCCTGAAGTGCCCTAAGCATTTGTGGGACCCTCGGCCCAAACACAGAAAGATAACTGCTGAGCTccctgaggaggaagaagaagaagaaaatgaggaagaaatacTTGAAGAAGAAGAGCCTAACTGGTTGCCCTTGACCGCCTTCGCTTCTGCCCCTCGCGAAGTGAAAGATCTCCTAGAAATCGCAGAAGCAGAGATGCCCGAAGACACGTTCGCCCCACTGTCGACAGAAGACGAATCAGCTGAGATGCCACAGAGAGACGAGGCAAGTGGCACCATTGAATTAATCAGCATCGTTACAGTCAACAATGGACATGACTACCGTcgacagaaagaagaaatgaaaaggcaaatggaagaggaaaggcgaAAAGCAGCAGAAATCAAACTTATGGAGAAACAACAACTTAAATTGCAACTGGccttagaaaaacaaaaaatgaaagagaagatggCAGCCGATATGGAGTTAGAACGCCAAAGAAAAAGGGATGAAATGGAGGAATTCCTAAAACAGCAAGAGCTTCATCGCATGATGCAGGAGAGAGACTCGAACAGAATGCTTTAGTTAGCAAAACCGGTCTTATTTTAGTCGCACTTTTAAATATGAATAGGAATCAAGCCGTAGATTATGGAGATTTCTTAATTTTACGAAGCAAGTAACAAATGTCGTAAAATAACGAGGTTAGAATTAAGTAAGCAAATCAGTTTGAGTACTGAATGGGCCATCGTgaaaataatttctaaaaatTCATGTTTTTATAGGTTAGACCATAAACAGGCTAGTATTTCCACTTACGGAGTACTTAAAGTAGgtaatatataatgtacaaaccATAGGCCATAGTTTATAGGTGTTGTGACTAGTATGAATAGCTGTATGCCTAAAGCATCTAAAATCATCTAAAATTCTAAAACACATATCAATcacttgcagagagagagagagagaaaaaggagtatCTGCTGCAAATTTGAATAGACTTACGATATATATGTTTACGATGTGTCTGTGTCTAGGTATGTATGTCGGCTTTACATTACAAACattggatgtacacacacacaaacatacacataaacacacacatacaacgtgAATGGAAGTATCACTTGTGTTGACGCATTACATTTCTGAATGAAGcattacaaacaaagaaacaagtgtAAATACtgtaagtgaaataaaaagtaGATTTATTTAGTGATAATTTTTACCCCACTTTAATATCTACCTTTGGTTGCTCTAGAAAACTAGAAGCAatcagagggcgcatacctctgtcaaggcaatagagtcactgaCGCAATTTAATATTCATACCTGATGAGTTACTTTAAACTcgactctttctcaagtacactggtgacgtccgtgtttccttatctcgcaatgctaatggaTTCTTTACAAAATTCATGGACCTagatcatgattcggatcaccactaaaatctaagttgggctaagacacacctctggaaaaaaaatcataaaaatctgtccataactttttggttatactgctaaccaacgaacaaactgaCTAACCGACGCTACCCGAAACGTAACCGCCATGCCAGAGGTAGTCAAGTGCAATGCAGAAGAAAAAACGGTATGTCCAATTATTTATTACGAGAAAtccctgtaaaaaaaataaataaataaaataaaaatagaaacatgaAACATAAAAAAACCCTTTATCAggttaaaacatatacatatcagcATTTTATTGCTAGTTATTAAGGTCGCCCTTTCACTTATCACATTGaactttattttttctaaagACGAGATACTTTACATAACGTCCGAACAATGCATAACTAAAATTAAATCTGGTATCACCTCTTTTGATCGTTTTACGTTTTATCTGTAACGCAAGATTTGCCCTTATCCAAATTACTTTTAGGTTAGTACCAAGGATTCTCAAACCTTTTGGCTGCAAATTACTCCGATAGATCCACGGCCGACTTCCCCGGCAACAAAGTATTTCTGACAATCACTAAAACCCATGCACATACATAAGAAAGCATGCATAGTAACTTTATGATGCATTAACGAGCAAGGAGCAAGCACTGTACGCGTCAGGACGGTTAAcaggagaaaaatgagggagaggggctgCAAGATCTAGTGACACCTCAAACTTATTTCGCGACTCCCTCCGTTGGTCGGTATCCCCACTTTGAGAACCTCTTTTTAAGACCATACCTACTGAATTGATTGCCTCTTGGAATTGAATGTTACTTCTTTCAGTCTTAGTTTCGGGCCTGTCAGGCAAACATGCCTTTTTTTCCTTGATCAGAGGTGCATGATGCATATAATACTCAAGACTTTTTAATTATCTGTTGAGCCAATAGAGAGACCTGTATGTAGAAGATTTTAAAGTTACAATGTTTTAAAGTGCGATGGACATATTGCTAGGGAAATATTTAGCCCAGCTGTTGTAAGCGTAAGCCAGTGGTGGTGCTCATCGGTAATTTCAGTTACCCTCTTTTTCCTTAAcaggtgatgctgatgatgatgacgatgatgattataatgataacaacaataataataaaaatcataatggtaatgttaccaataattataatgatgatagtcatattaatagttataatgatagtaataataacaattatgatggtaataatattgataacagtaataataataatagcaatactagtaattatgatattaatgattaataatggtgataatgatcataataataataattatcattattatcacaacattattgctatttcgataataataataatgataaaattgactaataataacgacaatacaataataataacaacgacaatactaatgataacaacaagaacaacaacaataactataatattaatgataataataataataataataataataataataataataataataataacaataatgataatatatataatgattctgatcctgatcacgataatgatcatgataataataatgatgatagtaatagtaatagtaatgataatgacaataataatcataaaaccgaTAATagaacgataatgacagtaatgatattatcgGAGACCATGACGATAACAAAAATTACAAGtataacaaaaaatgtaaaaatatcaaatataattgaatgataataactaagataacgcgggcaacattaataatgaaaaaggaacaTCTATTCCACTTTCACTAGATACTCATACCTTAACGGAGATTCATTTCAGTTTGAACTTTCCTTGGTATTGTATGCTTTAACCCAGGTTTTCaggtacatttttttcattaataagaAAGTACTTTGTCTTTATACATTCCACTCCTAAAAGTACATGGAAACTATATTGTTATTAATCAGATCATACTAAAGTATTGACATTGAAAAATAAAGaa harbors:
- the LOC113827557 gene encoding insulin-like growth factor-binding protein complex acid labile subunit, whose translation is MNIKMRQVTISSFLWCLLMSMAASSPTEEPRACPRDCVCEDAPMRAASFVLTWMTSWGEDDLPEVHPNEAVEVADGVKSTTAADAGVNVDAVGLHATCALMADTNLTLLLQELPSRTMVLSVLQAAGSNLVVLEAEHLSSLSNLRALHLQGYAVRRARQVSGYMSNRVLEMVNHKKKAARIEEDQQNLTLAMSEDALMSLNQLQLLDLQFVRLVAAMEGGRPRRQTRPLATSTLLDVPLPDFLSMTDQVPDLNLPPELKASSPVSSSPPESGEEILFVPLDGGEESIVPYEVFKAESEAVLAPFAAQSELKYLRVAHAKLDRVGPELLTGLSNLHTLTLEHNHIKILPPAMFTPTPKLRHLSLAHNNILALEGESLAGLDNLLTLDLDSNKLDRLGPASFPGLPSIATIRMIDNPLTHIFPFTFSNVNGTEQLFIGSRDVSAELHTDTFRELDSLTTLVIENTTLLSLSRAMLEGMPTLKDLTIHGHVTYIDFDAFTATPNLETLTLSHCHLKKLSLDAFFGLKNLQYLDLSHNGLDEISPGTFDHLSSLRELYLHHNNLTTLPLGIFVPTPVKLIQLHENPWHCTCDLMQLRPVLTNKVRRRHNMVCRWNEKLGTVCTNERPVRLRYDNRVAPLCNTPSQFRHNDIFQVTHKRLKCPKHLWDPRPKHRKITAELPEEEEEEENEEEILEEEEPNWLPLTAFASAPREVKDLLEIAEAEMPEDTFAPLSTEDESAEMPQRDEASGTIELISIVTVNNGHDYRRQKEEMKRQMEEERRKAAEIKLMEKQQLKLQLALEKQKMKEKMAADMELERQRKRDEMEEFLKQQELHRMMQERDSNRML